The following proteins are encoded in a genomic region of Clostridium kluyveri:
- a CDS encoding adenine phosphoribosyltransferase, with amino-acid sequence MNLQDNIRIVEGFPKKGISFKDITTLIRDKDAFKYAVDKIAGYLKDKNIDVVVGPEARGFLFGAPIAYTLGAGFVPVRKQGKLPYDTLSIKYDLEYGSDVLEIHKDAINKGDRVALVDDLLATGGTTSSVVKLIEQAGGEIVTIDFVIELTDLKGREKLKGYDVLSLIKYDI; translated from the coding sequence TTGAATTTGCAGGATAACATAAGAATAGTAGAAGGATTCCCGAAGAAAGGAATAAGTTTTAAAGATATAACCACTTTGATCCGGGATAAAGATGCTTTTAAATATGCAGTAGATAAAATAGCTGGGTATTTAAAGGATAAGAATATTGACGTGGTAGTAGGACCGGAGGCCAGGGGTTTTTTATTTGGAGCTCCCATAGCCTATACCCTGGGAGCAGGTTTTGTTCCAGTTAGAAAACAGGGGAAATTGCCCTACGATACTTTAAGCATTAAATATGACTTGGAATATGGAAGCGATGTACTTGAAATTCATAAGGATGCAATAAATAAAGGTGACAGAGTAGCTTTAGTAGATGATTTGCTTGCAACAGGAGGAACTACATCTTCTGTGGTTAAGTTAATAGAACAAGCCGGTGGAGAAATTGTAACTATAGATTTTGTAATAGAATTGACAGATTTAAAGGGAAGAGAGAAATTAAAAGGTTATGATGTACTTTCTTTAATAAAATATGACATTTAA
- a CDS encoding TIGR04086 family membrane protein, with protein sequence MGGVLILEKNNNYLPAVEGVLRGFIITVILLLIFAVVMTFVEVSSRASYIFYLITTILSIMYASIYAVRKIGKKGWLIGILVTLLYLSILYIVSIISGNSMVMGADGFARVLLAIIVGALSGIIGINL encoded by the coding sequence ATGGGGGGTGTTTTAATTTTGGAAAAGAATAATAATTACCTTCCAGCAGTGGAAGGAGTTTTAAGAGGGTTTATAATTACAGTTATTTTGCTTTTGATTTTTGCAGTTGTAATGACTTTTGTAGAAGTTAGTTCAAGGGCAAGTTATATATTTTACTTAATTACTACAATACTTAGCATAATGTATGCTTCTATTTATGCAGTGAGAAAAATAGGAAAAAAGGGATGGCTTATAGGAATTTTAGTAACTCTTTTATATTTATCTATATTGTATATAGTTTCCATTATTTCAGGAAATTCTATGGTTATGGGTGCAGATGGATTTGCAAGGGTTCTGCTTGCCATTATAGTTGGCGCCTTATCGGGTATTATTGGAATTAATTTATAG
- the scfA gene encoding six-cysteine ranthipeptide SCIFF, giving the protein MKHIKTINSSNIKDSLKKPGCKECANSCQSACKTSCTVANLACEN; this is encoded by the coding sequence ATGAAGCATATAAAAACTATAAATAGTAGTAATATAAAAGATAGTTTAAAAAAACCGGGATGTAAGGAATGCGCTAACTCATGTCAATCAGCATGTAAAACTTCCTGTACAGTTGCTAACCTTGCTTGTGAAAACTAA
- the tgt gene encoding tRNA guanosine(34) transglycosylase Tgt: MYKLLKKDGSSRRGEFSTPHGVVQTPVFMNVGTLAAIKGAVSTEDLKEIGCQIELSNTYHLSLRPGDEVIRKLGGLHKFMNWDRPILTDSGGFQVFSLSGMRKIKEEGVYFNSHIDGRKIFMGPEESMRIQSNLASTVAMAFDECVENPAPKEYVEDSVKRTTRWLKRCKTEIDRLNSIPHTINNKQMLFGINQGGVYDDIRVEHAKIISDMDLDGYAIGGLAVGETHEEMYRVLEKVVPNLPENKPIYLMGVGTPANILESVERGVDFFDCVMPSRNGRHSHVFTSYGVIHLLNAKYELDDNPIDSECSCPTCKSYTRAYIRHLFKAKEMLAMRLCVIHNLHFYNNLMKEIRESIDKGNFLQYKKEKLEKWNETV, translated from the coding sequence ATGTATAAATTGCTTAAAAAAGATGGAAGTTCCAGAAGAGGTGAATTTAGTACACCACATGGGGTAGTTCAAACTCCGGTTTTTATGAATGTAGGTACCCTGGCAGCTATAAAAGGTGCAGTTTCAACTGAAGATTTAAAAGAAATTGGATGTCAAATAGAACTTTCAAATACTTATCATTTGAGTCTGAGGCCTGGAGATGAAGTTATCAGAAAGCTTGGGGGACTACATAAATTTATGAATTGGGATAGACCTATTTTAACTGATTCTGGAGGTTTTCAAGTATTTTCTCTCTCAGGTATGAGAAAAATAAAAGAGGAAGGGGTGTACTTTAATTCTCATATAGATGGCAGAAAAATATTTATGGGACCGGAAGAAAGTATGAGAATTCAAAGTAACCTGGCATCTACAGTAGCCATGGCTTTTGATGAGTGTGTTGAAAATCCCGCCCCTAAAGAGTATGTAGAGGATTCAGTAAAAAGAACTACCCGTTGGCTTAAACGGTGTAAAACTGAAATTGACAGGCTAAATTCCATACCCCATACCATAAATAATAAACAGATGCTCTTTGGTATAAATCAGGGAGGAGTATATGATGACATACGGGTAGAACATGCAAAAATAATAAGTGACATGGATTTAGATGGATATGCTATAGGAGGCCTTGCTGTAGGAGAAACTCATGAGGAAATGTATAGAGTTTTAGAAAAGGTAGTTCCAAATCTTCCTGAAAATAAACCAATATATTTGATGGGAGTAGGTACTCCGGCTAATATACTGGAGTCGGTGGAAAGAGGAGTGGATTTTTTTGACTGTGTAATGCCTTCAAGGAATGGAAGACATTCTCATGTATTTACATCCTATGGTGTAATACATCTTTTAAATGCAAAATATGAGCTGGATGATAATCCTATTGACAGTGAGTGCAGTTGTCCTACCTGTAAAAGTTATACCAGGGCGTACATAAGACACTTGTTTAAAGCAAAAGAGATGCTTGCCATGAGACTTTGTGTAATACACAATTTGCATTTTTATAATAATTTAATGAAGGAAATAAGGGAATCTATTGATAAAGGAAATTTTTTACAATATAAAAAGGAAAAGCTTGAAAAGTGGAATGAAACAGTTTAA
- a CDS encoding DHH family phosphoesterase, which translates to MEWQKHNIQDFDFLGMENPFLLKDMEEAMKKITKAVNKREKIVIYGTCDLDGIASAAILLLVLKYLNADVEYFISDKINDSSIKSDIIENHIKFLGAKLIITAGCGIKSLPEIELCKRLGIDVIITDYHKCGKFLPETIIINPNQPGCRYPFKDLIAVGVVFKLCQAISIYYNMKYVSKYLDLVTLGIFSKKSYITGENEIMVREGMRYLNYTNNYGVKALLKVNKIHTINQKNIYELSNKIISSISCKRYIDNARIAVELFTTESIDRAEQIAKYLKNEMIY; encoded by the coding sequence ATGGAGTGGCAAAAGCATAATATACAGGATTTTGATTTTTTAGGCATGGAAAACCCTTTTCTTTTGAAAGATATGGAGGAAGCCATGAAAAAAATAACAAAAGCTGTAAATAAAAGAGAAAAAATTGTAATTTATGGTACCTGTGATTTAGACGGTATAGCTTCGGCAGCTATATTGTTACTTGTGTTAAAGTATTTAAATGCAGATGTAGAGTATTTTATTTCCGACAAAATTAATGATTCTAGTATAAAATCTGATATAATAGAAAATCATATAAAGTTTTTAGGGGCAAAGCTTATAATAACCGCGGGCTGTGGAATTAAATCCCTGCCTGAGATAGAACTTTGCAAAAGACTGGGCATCGATGTTATAATAACAGACTACCATAAATGTGGAAAATTTCTACCGGAGACAATTATTATAAATCCGAATCAGCCAGGCTGCAGATATCCTTTTAAGGATCTTATAGCAGTGGGGGTTGTATTTAAATTGTGTCAAGCTATATCCATTTATTATAATATGAAATATGTAAGTAAATATTTAGACCTTGTAACCCTGGGCATTTTTTCTAAAAAGAGTTATATAACCGGGGAAAATGAAATCATGGTAAGGGAAGGTATGCGATACTTGAACTACACCAACAATTATGGGGTGAAAGCTTTATTGAAAGTAAATAAGATTCATACTATAAATCAGAAAAATATATATGAACTTTCAAATAAAATAATATCTTCAATTAGCTGCAAAAGATATATAGACAATGCCAGAATTGCAGTAGAACTTTTTACAACTGAAAGTATAGACAGGGCAGAGCAGATAGCTAAATATTTAAAAAATGAAATGATATACTGA
- the queA gene encoding tRNA preQ1(34) S-adenosylmethionine ribosyltransferase-isomerase QueA, producing the protein MEVTDFDFYLPEELIAQKPLKQRDEGRLMVLDKKTGKVCHKVFKDIVDYLNPGDCVVLNDTRVLPARLIGVREDTMGKMEFLLLKRRDNCTWETLVKPGKRARVGNRFNFGDGELMAEVVSINEDGNRIVRFEYNGVFEEILDKLGQIPLPPYIKEKLENKELYQTVYSREEGSAAAPTAGLHFTEELLRELREKGVNLAFLTLHVGLGTFRPVKVENIEEHTMHSEFYSMSKETADMINAAKESGHSVISVGTTSCRTLETIGDENGRVKEQSGWTDIFIYPGYKYKVVDKLITNFHLPKSTLIMLVSAFYGRENTLHAYNVAVKEKYRFFSFGDAMFIK; encoded by the coding sequence TTGGAGGTTACAGATTTCGATTTTTACTTGCCAGAGGAATTAATTGCACAAAAGCCCCTGAAACAAAGGGATGAAGGAAGGCTTATGGTGCTGGATAAAAAAACTGGTAAAGTTTGTCATAAGGTATTTAAGGACATAGTAGATTATCTAAATCCAGGGGATTGTGTTGTATTAAATGACACCAGAGTTTTACCCGCAAGACTTATAGGTGTGAGAGAAGATACCATGGGTAAAATGGAGTTTTTACTGTTAAAAAGAAGGGATAACTGCACCTGGGAAACTTTAGTTAAGCCTGGCAAAAGGGCTAGGGTAGGAAATAGATTTAATTTTGGCGATGGAGAGTTAATGGCTGAAGTAGTTAGTATAAATGAGGATGGAAATAGAATAGTTAGGTTCGAATACAATGGGGTATTTGAAGAAATACTAGATAAACTAGGTCAAATACCTCTTCCACCATACATAAAGGAAAAGTTGGAGAATAAAGAGCTATATCAAACTGTGTATTCCAGGGAAGAAGGATCGGCAGCGGCACCTACAGCAGGACTTCATTTTACTGAAGAGCTATTGAGAGAGCTCCGTGAAAAAGGCGTTAATCTGGCATTTTTAACGCTGCATGTAGGTCTTGGAACTTTCAGACCTGTTAAAGTAGAAAATATAGAAGAACATACCATGCATTCTGAGTTTTATTCTATGTCAAAGGAAACTGCTGATATGATAAATGCAGCTAAGGAAAGTGGTCATAGTGTAATTTCTGTGGGAACTACCTCCTGCAGGACACTTGAAACCATAGGAGATGAAAATGGCAGGGTAAAAGAACAGTCAGGATGGACGGATATATTTATATATCCAGGATATAAATATAAAGTAGTAGATAAACTTATAACAAACTTTCATCTTCCAAAATCTACCCTTATAATGCTTGTAAGTGCATTTTATGGGAGAGAAAATACGCTGCATGCTTATAATGTGGCAGTAAAAGAAAAATATCGCTTTTTTAGTTTTGGGGATGCCATGTTCATCAAGTGA
- a CDS encoding RelA/SpoT family protein, with translation MLEKLMRLIDENCNNIDEKMVKKAYYFADEAHKKQKRESGEPYIMHPVEVACILAEMGMDTSTIVAGLLHDIVEDTEFSREDVSREFSVEVANLVEGVTKLGKIEYKTKEEQQADNVRKMLLAMSDDIRVILIKLADRLHNMRTLKFLPIKKQKEKAKETFDIYAPLAYRLGMSKIKWELEDLAFRYINQNEYYFIVRKIAEKRVEREKYIEQIIKQLRENMQKAGINTDIEGRPKHFYSIYRKMVKKNKTIDQIFDLTAVRILVSTMKDCYAALGIAHTIYKPVPGRFKDYIAMPKANMYQSLHTTVIGPQGKPFEIQIRTFEMHKTAEYGIAAHWKYKEGADTAEDIDKKLTWLREMLEWQRETSDAEEFMERFKIDLFSDEVFVFTPKGTVINLPYEATPIDFAYKIHTDIGNSCVGAKVSGKMVPLDYHLKTGEIVEVFVSNTPKGPSIDWLNMVKSNQAKSKIRSWFKKARREENIVKGKELLEKETKKQGYNFGEIAKGEVIEVVLKKYNINSVDDLYASVGIGAINPSTVVLKMKEMYIKISKPGGEEWDKLEDKLNKYADKSTDKKIKKSPGVIVKGETNVLVRFAKCCNAVPGDSIIGYITKGRGVSIHRRDCKNMQLPLKSKDTKLIEVSWGNPKGTEYITEIQIKAENRERLLAEIVEIISQSKATLYAVNTKPPKNGISIINIKLKILNREDIKEVIKKFRKIKGIIYAYRTKN, from the coding sequence ATGTTGGAAAAATTAATGAGATTGATAGATGAAAATTGTAATAATATTGATGAAAAAATGGTTAAAAAAGCATATTATTTTGCAGATGAAGCTCATAAAAAGCAAAAAAGAGAATCTGGTGAGCCCTATATAATGCATCCTGTAGAAGTAGCTTGCATACTGGCAGAAATGGGAATGGATACAAGTACTATAGTAGCAGGATTGCTTCATGATATAGTAGAGGATACTGAATTTAGCAGGGAAGATGTAAGTAGAGAATTTAGTGTGGAAGTTGCAAACTTAGTAGAAGGTGTTACAAAACTTGGGAAAATAGAATATAAAACCAAAGAAGAGCAGCAGGCAGACAATGTAAGGAAAATGCTTCTTGCCATGTCAGATGATATTAGGGTTATACTTATAAAGCTTGCAGATAGACTTCACAATATGAGGACATTAAAGTTTCTACCTATTAAAAAACAAAAAGAAAAAGCAAAAGAAACCTTTGATATATATGCTCCACTGGCTTATAGACTGGGTATGTCTAAAATCAAATGGGAACTTGAAGATCTGGCCTTTAGGTATATTAATCAAAATGAATATTATTTTATAGTTAGAAAAATTGCAGAAAAAAGAGTGGAAAGAGAAAAGTATATAGAACAGATAATAAAACAGTTAAGAGAAAATATGCAAAAAGCAGGTATAAATACGGATATTGAAGGAAGACCCAAACATTTTTACAGCATATATAGAAAAATGGTAAAGAAGAATAAAACAATAGATCAAATTTTTGATTTAACAGCAGTAAGGATTTTAGTAAGTACTATGAAGGATTGTTATGCTGCCCTTGGTATAGCACACACTATATATAAGCCTGTACCTGGAAGATTTAAAGATTATATAGCAATGCCAAAGGCAAATATGTATCAATCTTTGCATACCACTGTTATAGGGCCCCAGGGGAAGCCTTTTGAAATACAGATAAGAACCTTTGAGATGCATAAAACTGCAGAATACGGTATAGCAGCTCATTGGAAATATAAAGAAGGAGCTGACACTGCAGAAGATATAGATAAAAAACTTACATGGCTTAGGGAAATGCTGGAATGGCAGAGGGAAACTTCAGATGCAGAAGAATTTATGGAAAGATTTAAAATAGATTTATTTTCAGATGAGGTATTTGTGTTTACACCAAAGGGTACTGTTATAAATTTGCCCTATGAAGCTACTCCCATAGATTTTGCCTATAAAATACACACTGATATAGGAAACAGCTGTGTAGGGGCAAAAGTCAGCGGAAAAATGGTTCCACTAGACTATCACCTTAAAACAGGAGAAATTGTAGAGGTATTTGTGTCCAATACCCCCAAAGGACCAAGTATTGACTGGCTCAACATGGTTAAGAGCAATCAGGCAAAGAGCAAAATAAGATCCTGGTTTAAAAAAGCCAGAAGGGAAGAAAATATAGTAAAGGGCAAAGAACTTCTGGAAAAGGAAACAAAAAAGCAGGGGTATAACTTTGGTGAGATTGCAAAGGGAGAGGTTATAGAGGTTGTACTTAAAAAGTACAATATAAATTCTGTGGATGATCTCTATGCTTCCGTGGGAATCGGTGCTATAAATCCATCCACTGTTGTTCTCAAAATGAAGGAAATGTATATAAAAATCTCCAAACCAGGTGGGGAAGAATGGGATAAACTAGAAGATAAGCTTAATAAATATGCAGATAAATCCACAGATAAAAAAATCAAAAAATCCCCGGGAGTAATTGTAAAAGGAGAGACCAACGTACTGGTAAGATTTGCAAAATGTTGCAATGCAGTACCTGGAGACTCTATAATAGGATATATAACCAAAGGCAGGGGGGTATCTATCCATAGAAGAGATTGTAAAAATATGCAGTTGCCTCTAAAAAGTAAGGACACTAAATTGATAGAAGTGAGCTGGGGGAATCCTAAGGGGACAGAATATATTACAGAAATTCAGATAAAAGCAGAAAATAGAGAAAGACTTCTAGCTGAAATAGTAGAGATTATAAGTCAGAGCAAGGCTACTTTATATGCTGTAAATACCAAGCCTCCTAAAAATGGAATATCTATTATCAATATAAAATTAAAGATATTAAATAGAGAAGATATTAAAGAGGTAATAAAGAAGTTTAGAAAAATAAAGGGTATTATTTATGCTTATAGGACAAAAAATTAA
- the yajC gene encoding preprotein translocase subunit YajC, translating to MDSLYRLAPLIIVLAFFYLLIFLPESRRRKKYNTMLQGLKANDEVMTKGGIIGKITHIQENVLTIQTGPDRVKIKLDKTGVLNVLSETKKQESTDIDKK from the coding sequence TTGGATTCATTATATAGATTAGCACCGCTTATAATTGTGCTAGCATTTTTTTATCTACTTATATTCTTGCCGGAAAGCAGGAGAAGAAAAAAGTATAATACAATGCTGCAAGGTCTCAAGGCTAACGATGAAGTTATGACTAAAGGCGGCATAATAGGTAAAATCACACATATTCAGGAAAATGTTTTAACTATCCAAACAGGACCCGACAGAGTAAAAATAAAGTTGGATAAAACAGGAGTATTGAATGTTTTATCAGAAACAAAAAAACAGGAAAGTACTGACATTGATAAAAAATAA
- the secF gene encoding protein translocase subunit SecF, producing MDTIYKIIEKRKIWFTISLIVIVIGIFTMATKGLEYGLDFKGGTIVEINLGSNFNKEDVDSIIKKYSKDFQSTKSDNKSITIKSTSLSSDNVNNIVKDVKAKYKKSSLTNQENIGAVIGKETRVKAIQAVIVAIIAMFIYIGIRFELSYGIAAMISLVHNILIMLSVYAIFRISIDSNFIAATLTVMGYSVHDTIVVFDRIRENHKYMRGQEPEMVADASVTQTLARSINTVLTVVITLASVYVLVPSIRIFSEPILIGVITGCYSSICIASPCWVIIKKRMINRKKRLRSAVQ from the coding sequence ATGGATACTATATATAAAATTATTGAGAAAAGAAAAATATGGTTTACTATATCCCTTATAGTAATTGTAATTGGAATTTTTACTATGGCTACAAAAGGATTGGAGTATGGACTTGATTTTAAGGGCGGTACCATAGTTGAGATAAATTTAGGCAGCAATTTTAACAAAGAAGATGTGGATAGTATAATAAAAAAATACTCAAAGGATTTTCAATCAACTAAATCAGATAATAAATCCATAACCATAAAGTCTACTTCTCTAAGTAGTGATAATGTAAATAATATTGTAAAAGATGTAAAGGCCAAGTACAAAAAAAGCAGTCTTACAAATCAGGAAAATATAGGTGCGGTTATAGGAAAAGAGACTAGAGTTAAGGCTATACAAGCTGTCATAGTAGCCATTATAGCTATGTTTATATACATAGGTATAAGATTTGAACTGAGCTATGGTATAGCTGCCATGATATCTCTGGTTCACAATATACTTATAATGCTTTCAGTCTATGCAATATTTAGAATTTCTATAGATTCTAATTTCATAGCTGCCACACTCACAGTTATGGGATATTCCGTTCACGATACCATAGTTGTGTTTGATAGAATAAGAGAAAATCACAAGTACATGAGAGGGCAGGAGCCTGAGATGGTTGCAGACGCCAGTGTAACTCAGACTCTGGCAAGATCAATAAACACTGTACTTACAGTTGTAATAACCTTGGCATCGGTATATGTTTTAGTGCCTTCCATAAGGATTTTCTCAGAGCCTATACTTATAGGAGTAATAACAGGATGTTATTCATCCATATGTATAGCTAGTCCATGTTGGGTTATAATTAAGAAGCGTATGATAAATAGAAAAAAAAGATTGCGCAGTGCAGTGCAGTAA
- the scfB gene encoding thioether cross-link-forming SCIFF peptide maturase, with protein sequence MADIHKFIQGSYFYVIDVNSGAIHEIDELVYDILDDEKLPELDYVLKSLKNKYEKEDIVEAYGEICQLLRDGILYSQDLYEDIVLKDNTPSFIKALCLNVAHDCNLKCKYCFADEGEYKGAKALMSAHIGKKAIDFVIEKSGPRKNIEIDLFGGEPLMAFQCIKEIVEYAKEQEVKNNKQIRFTMTTNAIMLNDEIMEYIDKNMGNIVLSIDGRKEINDNIRVRKDGGGTFNTILPKIKHMIEIRDKSKQYYVRGTFTRKNTDFFEDIKFLQNEGFEEISVEPVVLPSDNPLSLREEDLPEIYSQYDKLYEEMLKWKPGDEKFKFYHFNIDITGGPCIYKRISGCGAGHEYVAITPQGDIYPCHQFVGNEAFKMGNLNNWKDLREDISCEFKNSHIYNKPQCRKCWARFYCSGGCQANNYNFNGDMKVPYELGCKMQKKRIECAIALKVRSMTNNT encoded by the coding sequence TTGGCAGATATTCATAAATTTATTCAGGGATCATATTTCTATGTAATAGATGTGAACTCTGGTGCAATTCATGAAATTGATGAATTGGTATATGATATTTTAGATGACGAAAAATTACCGGAACTTGATTATGTATTGAAATCACTTAAAAATAAATATGAAAAAGAAGATATTGTAGAAGCTTATGGAGAAATATGCCAGTTACTTAGAGATGGAATACTTTATTCACAAGACCTATATGAAGATATTGTATTAAAAGACAATACTCCTTCATTTATAAAGGCCTTGTGTTTAAATGTTGCCCACGATTGCAATCTAAAGTGTAAATACTGTTTTGCAGATGAAGGTGAATATAAAGGTGCAAAGGCATTAATGTCTGCACACATTGGAAAAAAAGCCATTGATTTTGTTATAGAAAAATCAGGCCCCAGAAAAAATATAGAGATAGATTTATTTGGAGGAGAGCCTTTAATGGCCTTCCAGTGTATAAAAGAAATTGTGGAATATGCAAAGGAACAAGAGGTTAAAAACAACAAACAAATAAGATTTACCATGACAACTAATGCTATAATGCTAAATGATGAAATAATGGAGTATATTGATAAAAATATGGGGAATATAGTACTTAGCATAGATGGCAGGAAGGAAATAAATGATAACATAAGAGTCAGAAAAGATGGAGGAGGAACCTTTAATACCATATTACCTAAAATTAAACATATGATAGAAATTAGGGACAAGTCTAAGCAATACTATGTGAGAGGAACTTTTACTAGAAAAAATACAGATTTCTTTGAAGACATAAAATTTCTTCAAAATGAAGGTTTTGAAGAAATATCTGTAGAACCTGTGGTACTTCCCTCTGATAATCCTCTATCTCTTCGAGAGGAAGATTTGCCCGAGATTTACTCTCAATATGATAAATTATATGAGGAAATGTTGAAATGGAAGCCTGGTGATGAAAAATTCAAATTTTATCATTTTAACATAGATATTACAGGAGGGCCTTGCATATATAAAAGAATATCCGGATGTGGAGCAGGTCATGAGTATGTGGCTATAACTCCTCAAGGGGACATATATCCCTGTCATCAATTTGTAGGAAATGAAGCCTTTAAAATGGGTAATTTAAATAATTGGAAGGATTTAAGAGAAGATATCTCCTGTGAATTTAAAAATTCTCACATATATAATAAACCACAGTGCAGAAAATGTTGGGCCAGATTTTATTGCAGTGGAGGATGTCAGGCAAATAATTATAATTTTAATGGAGATATGAAAGTACCTTATGAACTTGGGTGTAAAATGCAGAAAAAGAGGATTGAATGTGCCATTGCACTTAAAGTTAGAAGTATGACAAATAATACTTAA
- the secD gene encoding protein translocase subunit SecD → MKSKVKSTIVFFLCLIIIGFLAYSGAYGVTLGGYELKPFSKVITRGLDLQGGVSVLEEIQGKNVDESTIERTVELLSLRVNKLGVSETVVAREGKNRIRIDIPGKFDAKEVTDGVAKTGELKFVGPDNKTILTGKDVKDATASLDSQNSSQAIINLEFNKDGTKKFSDATAKFIGKKITIYLDEEVLTDPQVDAHITDGKAIISGNMTLKDAQRKANLIKSGALPVTVKPVQVKTVGASLGANALPLSILAGEIGIGLVMLFMLLYYRLPGLIADIALALYVYIVLAAFANIGVTLTLAGIAGFLLTVGMAVDANILIFERTKEELKSGRTIKASIDAGFRRAMTSILDSNITTIISGFILYSIGTGSVKGFALTLIIGTILSMFTAITVTRTLMKLAANIGWFNHKQTIGTFGVHDFRKGVVK, encoded by the coding sequence ATGAAATCTAAGGTGAAAAGCACTATAGTTTTCTTCCTGTGTTTGATTATAATAGGCTTTTTAGCTTATTCAGGAGCATATGGGGTGACTTTAGGTGGATATGAATTGAAACCCTTTAGTAAAGTTATAACTAGAGGTCTTGACCTTCAGGGTGGAGTTTCTGTACTTGAGGAAATTCAAGGGAAAAATGTAGACGAAAGTACCATAGAAAGAACAGTAGAACTTTTGTCCTTAAGAGTTAATAAATTAGGGGTAAGTGAAACAGTAGTTGCTAGAGAAGGTAAAAACAGAATAAGAATTGACATACCCGGTAAATTTGATGCCAAAGAGGTAACAGATGGTGTAGCTAAAACCGGAGAACTGAAATTTGTAGGACCTGATAATAAAACCATACTTACAGGTAAGGATGTAAAAGATGCCACAGCATCTCTTGACTCTCAAAATAGCAGTCAGGCTATAATAAATTTAGAATTCAATAAAGATGGCACTAAGAAATTTTCAGATGCCACAGCAAAATTTATAGGTAAAAAGATTACTATTTATTTAGATGAAGAAGTTCTTACCGACCCTCAGGTAGATGCACATATAACCGATGGCAAGGCTATTATAAGCGGAAATATGACTCTTAAAGATGCCCAAAGAAAGGCAAATTTAATAAAATCCGGTGCTCTGCCAGTTACAGTAAAACCCGTTCAGGTTAAAACCGTAGGAGCTTCTCTTGGAGCTAATGCACTGCCTCTTAGTATATTGGCGGGCGAAATTGGTATAGGACTTGTAATGTTATTTATGCTGCTTTACTATAGACTACCTGGACTTATTGCAGACATAGCACTGGCGTTATATGTATACATAGTTCTGGCTGCTTTTGCCAACATAGGTGTCACCCTTACCCTGGCAGGTATTGCTGGATTTCTTTTAACAGTTGGTATGGCAGTAGATGCAAATATACTCATATTTGAAAGGACCAAAGAAGAACTTAAAAGCGGCAGGACCATTAAAGCATCTATAGATGCAGGTTTTAGAAGGGCCATGACTTCCATATTGGACTCAAATATAACTACAATTATTTCAGGCTTTATACTTTATAGTATTGGAACAGGTTCTGTAAAGGGATTTGCCCTTACGCTTATTATAGGTACAATTTTAAGTATGTTTACAGCAATAACTGTTACCAGAACACTCATGAAGCTCGCTGCCAACATAGGATGGTTTAATCATAAACAAACTATTGGAACCTTTGGTGTACATGACTTTAGAAAGGGGGTAGTAAAATAA